The following are encoded together in the Pleurocapsa sp. FMAR1 genome:
- the aat gene encoding leucyl/phenylalanyl-tRNA--protein transferase, translated as MKIDVSSIVEGYSQGYFLMSDDDGLDWYSSRQRTLIPLDDRFRYPKSLQRVLNQERFSVAIDRDFKSVCEGCADRDTTWISEDLMQIYFALHQAGWAHSFETWQGDRLAGGILGIAIKGAFIGESMFYRLTDGSKVAMVKLVEHLRHRKYVVFDAQLQNPHLERFGSQVISAAEYQRLLKQAMMQDCFFA; from the coding sequence ATGAAAATTGATGTTTCTTCAATTGTTGAAGGGTATAGTCAGGGTTACTTTTTAATGTCTGATGATGATGGATTGGACTGGTATTCTAGTCGCCAGCGTACCTTAATACCTTTAGACGATCGCTTTCGTTACCCTAAATCTTTACAACGTGTATTAAACCAAGAGCGGTTTTCCGTAGCGATCGATCGTGATTTTAAATCAGTTTGTGAAGGCTGTGCCGATCGCGACACAACCTGGATTTCTGAAGATTTAATGCAAATTTACTTTGCTTTACATCAGGCAGGCTGGGCGCATAGTTTTGAAACTTGGCAGGGAGATCGGCTTGCAGGAGGAATATTAGGTATTGCGATCAAAGGAGCATTTATTGGTGAATCAATGTTTTATCGCCTTACCGATGGTTCAAAAGTAGCAATGGTCAAACTAGTCGAGCATCTGCGTCACCGAAAATATGTTGTCTTTGATGCCCAACTGCAAAATCCTCATTTGGAGCGTTTTGGCTCACAGGTAATCAGTGCAGCAGAATATCAAAGATTACTTAAGCAGGCAATGATGCAAGACTGCTTTTTTGCTTAA
- a CDS encoding DUF6272 family protein, whose translation MNTSNIVLEKILGDFIQDLPPSQEYLIFSFSPGSIPLRQRWRNKCLSADFLADYLSTFFLGNNDRQPDSDKHAEVKSAVSYIANELLENAMKYGVEMSPFPVSIQIHLNPDLITFQLTNSIRTKQTQKFQNHIKTLLQADPQELYIAQLEKNALDENCEASGLGLLTMLNDYGAKLGWKFESLSQEPTEIAVTTMVQLVI comes from the coding sequence ATGAACACTAGCAATATCGTCCTTGAAAAGATATTAGGAGACTTTATTCAAGATCTACCTCCTAGTCAAGAATACTTGATCTTCAGCTTTTCTCCAGGCTCTATTCCTCTACGTCAGAGATGGCGTAATAAATGTTTGTCGGCAGATTTCTTGGCTGATTACCTTAGCACCTTTTTTCTAGGAAATAACGATCGGCAGCCAGATTCGGATAAACATGCAGAAGTTAAAAGTGCCGTTAGCTACATTGCTAATGAATTATTAGAAAATGCGATGAAATACGGTGTGGAGATGTCTCCCTTTCCCGTAAGTATTCAAATTCATCTCAACCCAGACTTAATTACTTTTCAACTAACTAATAGTATTCGGACTAAGCAAACTCAAAAATTTCAAAATCACATTAAAACTTTACTTCAGGCAGATCCTCAAGAACTATACATTGCTCAACTAGAGAAAAATGCCTTGGACGAAAATTGTGAAGCATCTGGCTTGGGATTGTTAACAATGCTCAATGATTATGGAGCAAAATTAGGATGGAAATTTGAATCTTTATCCCAAGAGCCTACGGAAATAGCTGTAACTACAATGGTACAGCTAGTAATTTAA
- a CDS encoding SpoIIE family protein phosphatase — MTTDSQSQLSILSHLRYELCTPINAIIGYSEMLMEEIEELEADVEYLPDLESIRDCGTKLLVSINSFLNPESSIDSELDLNKIVTNPQLKIALEQPTQLVIDYCQQLIPLIETDFIADIKKIDIAANKLLQEINNLINISILETKLNCPTSVSPETTDNSLEIDLILDSASSIAANNDPLDTSSYKVLIVDDSPVNRNLLARQVQAQGYQAIAAVNGKQAIKMIQTGIYDLILLDIIMPEINGYEVLKWIRSGSWRHIPTIMISALDEVDSVIKCIEMGAADYLAKPFNPTLLKARLGACLEQKRLRDRESSYLAQLATANEQISQLNNRLLTENTRLSAELEVTQRLQMMLLPKEKELSQIEELEIAGFMEPADEVGGDYYDVLQHHGRITIGIGDVTGHGLESGVLMLMVQTAVRTLIENNETDPKRFFEVLNRTIYKNVQRMNSDKNLSLCLVDYHDGVLSLSGQHEEMVVVRSGGEVERVDTIDLGFPIGLEETIKDFVFQAKVYLNPGDVVVLYTDGITEAENHLGVHYGLEQLCWVVQQNWQQSAKDIRQAVIQDVRSHIGVEKVYDDITLVVLKQK; from the coding sequence ATGACCACAGATAGTCAATCCCAGTTATCCATTCTTTCTCATTTACGATACGAATTATGTACGCCGATTAATGCCATCATTGGCTACAGTGAGATGCTGATGGAAGAAATTGAGGAGCTTGAGGCAGATGTAGAATATCTGCCTGATTTAGAGTCCATTCGCGACTGTGGGACTAAATTATTAGTTTCGATTAATAGTTTTTTAAATCCTGAGTCATCAATAGACAGTGAATTAGATTTAAATAAGATTGTTACTAATCCTCAGCTTAAAATTGCCTTAGAACAACCAACTCAGTTAGTAATTGATTATTGCCAGCAATTGATTCCTCTAATAGAAACTGACTTTATTGCCGATATCAAGAAAATAGATATCGCCGCCAATAAACTCTTGCAAGAAATAAATAATTTAATTAATATTTCAATTCTCGAAACAAAGCTCAACTGTCCAACATCTGTTTCCCCAGAAACCACAGATAACTCTCTAGAAATAGACTTGATTCTCGACTCAGCCAGTTCAATCGCCGCCAATAACGATCCTTTAGATACCAGCAGCTATAAGGTTTTGATTGTTGATGATAGTCCAGTCAATCGGAATTTGCTAGCTCGTCAGGTTCAGGCACAGGGTTATCAGGCGATCGCTGCTGTTAACGGCAAACAGGCGATCAAAATGATCCAAACGGGAATCTATGACTTAATTTTGCTGGATATTATTATGCCAGAAATTAATGGCTATGAAGTCCTCAAATGGATTCGTTCAGGTTCTTGGCGACACATTCCCACGATCATGATTTCGGCTCTCGATGAAGTTGATAGCGTGATTAAATGTATCGAAATGGGTGCAGCAGATTATTTGGCAAAACCTTTTAATCCCACACTACTTAAAGCTCGGTTAGGAGCTTGCCTAGAGCAAAAAAGACTAAGAGATAGAGAATCCTCTTATCTAGCGCAACTGGCTACAGCAAACGAGCAAATTAGCCAGCTTAATAATCGTTTACTAACTGAAAATACTCGTCTGAGCGCCGAATTAGAAGTAACTCAGCGTTTGCAAATGATGCTGTTGCCCAAAGAAAAAGAACTTAGTCAAATTGAAGAGTTAGAAATTGCGGGGTTTATGGAACCTGCTGATGAAGTTGGGGGAGATTATTATGATGTGCTGCAACATCATGGACGCATTACTATTGGCATTGGCGATGTAACAGGACACGGTTTAGAAAGTGGAGTGTTGATGTTAATGGTGCAAACGGCAGTTCGCACCTTAATAGAAAATAATGAAACCGATCCTAAGCGATTTTTTGAAGTGCTAAATCGTACTATCTACAAAAATGTCCAGCGTATGAATTCAGATAAAAATCTTTCTTTATGTTTAGTAGATTATCACGATGGTGTACTAAGTCTTAGCGGTCAACATGAAGAAATGGTTGTAGTTCGCTCAGGAGGAGAAGTCGAAAGGGTAGACACAATTGATCTAGGATTTCCGATTGGCTTAGAAGAAACAATTAAAGATTTTGTTTTTCAAGCTAAAGTTTATTTAAATCCTGGGGATGTAGTGGTACTATACACCGATGGAATTACAGAGGCGGAAAACCATTTGGGAGTTCATTATGGACTAGAACAATTATGTTGGGTGGTGCAGCAAAACTGGCAGCAATCAGCTAAGGATATAAGACAAGCAGTGATTCAAGATGTGCGATCGCATATTGGAGTAGAGAAAGTATACGATGACATCACTTTAGTTGTACTGAAACAAAAATAG